From a single Elusimicrobiales bacterium genomic region:
- a CDS encoding RDD family protein translates to MEDNTSQQDIVRQEDNIPRMSAPEQPKTQSLRYAAFSERFLAYAIDAVPFLFFTYGTVFMMGRNGMLFSPLWVASVCKCGWVSQMTPFALTELICKLVWMVVYVAYVTVLSAGGRATLGKLILGIRVRAADGVSPLPLWRSFVRTIGYFASNAVLFLGYLSIFVSPEKKALHDCLAASRVVRVREKTEFANGFIFSAAWGVFGLLAASFLYGSFLKPTPDDIRRVNAARRELGTLAYLEEVHRHRYGQYTDDMSRIAALSGNTQTFQQRLLDVFLSDQGDFVVAIRPDGYRFSVKAKDRRKTRLVREGP, encoded by the coding sequence ATGGAAGACAATACCAGCCAGCAGGATATTGTCCGTCAGGAAGACAATATCCCCCGTATGTCGGCGCCGGAACAGCCAAAAACGCAATCCCTGCGGTATGCCGCGTTTTCGGAAAGATTTCTGGCTTATGCCATAGACGCCGTGCCGTTTCTGTTTTTCACTTACGGCACGGTTTTCATGATGGGCAGAAACGGCATGCTTTTCTCGCCGCTATGGGTGGCGTCTGTGTGCAAATGCGGATGGGTATCGCAAATGACGCCCTTTGCATTGACAGAGCTGATTTGCAAACTCGTATGGATGGTGGTGTATGTTGCATATGTAACCGTTCTTTCCGCCGGCGGACGGGCCACCCTGGGCAAGCTGATACTGGGCATCCGCGTGCGCGCGGCGGACGGGGTTTCCCCGTTGCCGCTGTGGCGGTCTTTTGTCAGGACCATCGGATATTTCGCCAGCAACGCGGTGCTTTTCCTGGGCTATCTGTCCATATTCGTCTCGCCGGAAAAGAAGGCGCTGCATGATTGCCTGGCCGCAAGCCGCGTCGTCCGCGTCCGCGAAAAAACTGAATTTGCGAACGGTTTCATATTTTCCGCGGCATGGGGTGTGTTCGGGCTGCTGGCGGCGTCTTTTCTGTACGGCTCTTTCCTCAAGCCCACTCCTGATGATATAAGGCGCGTCAACGCGGCCCGGCGGGAGCTTGGCACTCTGGCCTATCTGGAGGAGGTGCACCGGCACCGGTACGGGCAATACACAGACGACATGTCTCGTATCGCAGCGCTTAGCGGCAATACGCAGACTTTCCAGCAAAGGCTGCTGGATGTTTTCCTCTCGGACCAGGGGGATTTTGTGGTGGCCATCCGTCCCGACGGGTACCGTTTCAGCGTAAAAGCCAAGGACAGAAGAAAAACCCGCCTGGTGCGCGAAGGCCCCTGA
- a CDS encoding tetratricopeptide repeat protein — MKRLLLVFIALSCAQAALAESANSLIRKGNRAYRRENYDKAFEAYAQAAGRDGKNGKASLNAGDALYRMGSFEKSRRFYEEAAQDKSTRQSALYNAGNAFYRENDYDGAVKSYSAALLAGPPDEDIRHNLELALNSKKKQQDKQQNKQQQQNQQQQNKDNSNGGGGGGSDGKNGPQNQQPKPQMAKEDASRIMQMAKDKEDAAMQNQRMAPVQKNGRSYGSNEDW, encoded by the coding sequence ATGAAAAGGCTTCTGCTCGTTTTTATCGCGCTGTCATGCGCGCAGGCCGCGCTGGCGGAATCGGCAAACTCGCTGATACGCAAAGGCAACAGGGCCTACCGGCGCGAAAATTACGACAAGGCGTTTGAAGCCTACGCGCAGGCCGCCGGCAGGGACGGCAAAAACGGCAAAGCCTCCCTCAACGCGGGCGACGCGCTCTACAGAATGGGCAGCTTTGAAAAATCCCGCCGGTTCTACGAGGAGGCCGCGCAGGACAAATCCACGCGGCAGAGCGCCCTCTACAACGCCGGCAACGCCTTCTACAGGGAAAACGATTACGACGGGGCGGTAAAGAGCTACTCCGCCGCCCTGCTGGCCGGCCCGCCGGACGAGGATATAAGGCATAATCTGGAGCTTGCGCTTAATTCCAAAAAAAAGCAGCAGGACAAACAGCAGAACAAGCAGCAACAGCAGAATCAGCAGCAGCAGAACAAAGACAACAGCAACGGCGGAGGAGGCGGCGGCAGCGACGGCAAAAACGGCCCGCAGAACCAGCAGCCGAAACCCCAGATGGCCAAAGAGGACGCCTCCCGCATCATGCAGATGGCAAAGGACAAGGAAGACGCCGCCATGCAGAACCAGCGCATGGCCCCGGTGCAGAAAAACGGGCGGAGCTACGGCTCAAACGAGGACTGGTGA
- a CDS encoding tetratricopeptide repeat protein — protein MTRLALAAFFAAIPLCAAAAPPDTAKAAVLYREGKFEEAGQVYYAVAAAQPGNPYAHYNLGNTYFKASRLGRAIASYQRAYRLLPRDADIRYNLALALKLSGQTLTPAGVPDALYRAYYSLSSAELAGLFWLFVWLLSAAGLAAAFAKEPRPAARKTLAVSAMLAALFGGWALARAASGYSSPGVVVDGTAELRGGPGDNFNASATVPEGRMVDIIQTGGDWREISVRAENIKGWVRKPSVEPL, from the coding sequence ATGACTCGTCTCGCATTAGCCGCGTTTTTTGCCGCAATACCGCTCTGCGCCGCTGCGGCGCCGCCGGATACCGCCAAGGCCGCCGTCCTCTACCGCGAAGGCAAATTCGAAGAGGCGGGGCAGGTTTATTACGCCGTTGCCGCGGCGCAGCCGGGCAACCCGTACGCGCATTACAATCTGGGCAACACATATTTCAAGGCCAGCCGGCTGGGCCGGGCCATCGCCTCCTACCAACGCGCCTACCGCCTGCTTCCGCGCGACGCGGACATAAGATACAACCTTGCGCTGGCCCTTAAGCTCTCCGGGCAGACGCTGACCCCCGCCGGCGTGCCGGACGCGCTGTACCGGGCGTATTATTCCCTTTCCTCCGCGGAACTGGCGGGATTGTTCTGGCTGTTTGTATGGCTGCTGTCGGCTGCGGGGCTGGCGGCGGCGTTTGCAAAGGAGCCGCGCCCCGCCGCCAGGAAAACTCTTGCCGTGTCCGCCATGCTGGCGGCGCTGTTCGGCGGCTGGGCGCTGGCGAGGGCCGCGTCCGGTTATTCCAGCCCCGGCGTCGTGGTTGACGGCACCGCCGAACTGCGCGGCGGGCCCGGGGACAATTTCAACGCCTCGGCCACAGTGCCGGAAGGCCGGATGGTGGATATTATCCAGACCGGCGGCGACTGGCGGGAAATCAGCGTCCGCGCCGAAAACATAAAAGGCTGGGTCAGAAAACCGTCGGTGGAGCCACTATGA
- a CDS encoding MoxR family ATPase, whose protein sequence is MQDIRSLNKKVQQESLFLSDLRREIGRVIVGQEELVDKMLVALLADGHILIEGVPGLAKTLAVKTLAEAVSSAFQRIQFTPDLLPADITGTLIFNPKDGTFIPKKGPVFSNLVLADEINRAPAKVQSALLEAMQERQVTIGERTYPLPQLFMVLATQNPIEQEGTYPLPEAQVDRFMLKLLVSYPEKNEEREILERMAAQIKPAVASKIPMEMVLAARETADSVYIDDKIKGYIIDLIFATRKPQDYRLNQLSGWISYGASPRATIYLAQAAKAYAFLNGRGFVSPEDVKAIGFDVLRHRVLLTYEAEAENVTSEKIIGMIFETVEVP, encoded by the coding sequence ATGCAGGATATCCGCTCGCTCAACAAAAAAGTCCAGCAGGAAAGCCTTTTCCTCTCCGACCTGCGGCGCGAAATAGGCCGCGTCATCGTCGGGCAGGAGGAGCTGGTGGACAAAATGCTCGTCGCCCTGCTGGCGGACGGGCACATACTTATAGAAGGTGTGCCCGGCCTTGCCAAAACGCTTGCCGTTAAAACACTGGCGGAAGCGGTGTCCTCCGCGTTCCAGCGCATACAGTTCACGCCCGACCTGCTGCCCGCGGACATAACGGGCACGCTCATATTCAACCCCAAGGACGGAACATTCATCCCCAAAAAGGGGCCGGTGTTTTCCAACCTCGTGCTGGCCGATGAAATCAACCGCGCGCCCGCAAAAGTGCAAAGCGCGCTGCTGGAAGCCATGCAGGAGCGCCAGGTTACAATCGGCGAGCGGACCTATCCGCTGCCGCAGCTTTTCATGGTGCTGGCCACGCAGAACCCGATAGAGCAGGAAGGGACCTACCCGCTGCCCGAGGCGCAGGTGGACCGCTTCATGCTCAAGCTGCTGGTCAGCTACCCCGAAAAAAACGAGGAACGCGAGATACTGGAACGCATGGCCGCGCAGATAAAACCGGCAGTCGCCTCCAAAATTCCCATGGAAATGGTGCTGGCCGCTCGGGAAACGGCGGATTCGGTTTACATAGACGACAAAATCAAGGGCTATATCATAGACCTGATTTTCGCCACGCGCAAGCCGCAGGATTACAGGCTGAACCAGCTTTCCGGCTGGATTTCCTACGGCGCCAGCCCGCGCGCCACCATTTACCTGGCCCAGGCGGCGAAGGCGTACGCTTTTCTTAACGGCAGGGGTTTTGTCTCGCCGGAGGATGTGAAAGCCATAGGCTTCGACGTGCTGCGCCACCGCGTGCTGCTCACCTACGAGGCCGAGGCGGAAAACGTCACCAGCGAGAAAATCATCGGCATGATTTTTGAGACGGTGGAAGTCCCGTGA
- a CDS encoding VWA domain-containing protein, with product MIFSSPWMLLWLIPALAAMFLSRRVSEDGGAAVSLPMEKGFKPEATWFSVMARFAPRALRAAALVLLALALARPQRVQRGIIPPAQGVDIMLLIDTSASMAALDFDPYNRMEAAKRSAKDFIEKRPGDRIGIVVFATNALLQCPLTLDHDALFEYLNNVDIGITHTDATAIGDAIATASNHLKDSAAKSKVIALLTDGRSNSGIIQDPTLAAKAAASYGIKIYTIGTAAKGQSRVPVQGPMGIQYAVISDDLDEGTLMAIAQATGGEFYRATNYNELKGIYSRIDKLEKVKFSNIVSLSYQDKCEVFLLPALLLLITEFLLSKLAFVRIP from the coding sequence ATGATTTTCTCAAGCCCCTGGATGCTGCTGTGGCTGATTCCGGCGCTGGCGGCGATGTTCCTGTCGCGCCGGGTTTCAGAGGACGGCGGAGCCGCCGTGTCGCTTCCGATGGAAAAGGGATTCAAGCCGGAGGCGACCTGGTTTTCCGTCATGGCGCGTTTTGCGCCGCGCGCGCTGCGCGCCGCCGCGCTGGTGCTGCTGGCGCTGGCGCTGGCCCGCCCGCAACGCGTGCAGCGCGGCATCATCCCACCCGCTCAGGGCGTTGACATAATGCTGCTGATAGACACCTCCGCCAGCATGGCCGCGCTGGATTTCGACCCGTACAACCGCATGGAGGCCGCCAAGCGCAGCGCAAAGGATTTCATAGAAAAACGCCCCGGCGACCGGATAGGCATCGTGGTGTTTGCCACCAACGCGCTTTTGCAATGCCCGCTTACGCTGGACCACGACGCGCTGTTTGAATACCTGAACAACGTGGACATAGGCATCACCCACACCGACGCCACCGCCATCGGCGACGCCATAGCCACCGCCTCCAACCATCTCAAGGACAGCGCGGCCAAAAGCAAGGTGATAGCGCTGCTGACCGACGGCCGCTCCAACAGCGGCATAATCCAGGACCCGACGCTTGCCGCCAAGGCCGCCGCCAGCTACGGCATAAAGATATACACCATCGGCACCGCGGCCAAGGGCCAGTCCCGCGTGCCGGTGCAGGGGCCGATGGGAATACAGTATGCCGTCATCAGCGACGACCTGGACGAGGGCACTCTTATGGCCATTGCCCAGGCCACCGGCGGCGAATTCTACCGCGCCACCAATTACAACGAACTTAAAGGCATTTATTCGCGCATAGACAAGCTGGAAAAGGTGAAATTCAGCAATATAGTGTCCCTCAGCTATCAGGACAAGTGCGAGGTTTTCCTGCTGCCCGCGCTGCTGCTGCTGATAACCGAGTTCCTGCTGTCCAAGCTTGCTTTCGTGAGGATACCGTGA
- a CDS encoding VWA domain-containing protein translates to MTLFARPLMLLWGAICAGALIAAYYLCEARRRGLMSALGEPAALARLFPESAAARRALKSWLFIAAAALIFLALAGPQWGTETAQSDTGGAGQVVIAVDTSLSMLARDIKPSRMENAKLMLKLFIEQFSGYRMGLVAFSGQAYVQCPLTTDADALKYFLASVHPGMLPEPGTTLAGAVDMGTYMLARYPGRKALVLLTDGEDHAGSLNAAVKRAADSGVTILAVGIGSPEGDIIPAQGQDFMKDRSGRTVVSKLGEKALIDMAAATGGAYIRYTSPETAANAIASQLRKLEKSRWQGKDATRYKNRYQWPLALALLLLLIESVVPEGTLSLRRILAFRKGQ, encoded by the coding sequence GTGACATTATTCGCCCGTCCGCTGATGCTGCTGTGGGGCGCAATCTGCGCCGGCGCGCTGATTGCCGCGTATTATCTGTGCGAGGCGCGGCGGCGCGGCCTGATGTCCGCCCTGGGCGAGCCGGCGGCGCTGGCCCGGCTGTTCCCGGAAAGCGCGGCGGCGCGGCGCGCGCTTAAAAGCTGGCTTTTCATAGCGGCGGCGGCGCTGATTTTCCTGGCGCTGGCCGGGCCGCAGTGGGGAACCGAAACCGCCCAGTCCGACACGGGCGGGGCCGGACAGGTCGTCATAGCGGTTGACACGTCGCTTTCCATGCTGGCCCGGGACATAAAGCCCAGCCGCATGGAAAACGCCAAGCTGATGCTGAAACTGTTCATAGAGCAGTTTTCCGGCTACCGGATGGGGCTGGTGGCCTTCAGCGGGCAGGCATACGTGCAATGCCCGCTCACCACGGACGCGGACGCGCTGAAGTATTTCCTGGCCTCGGTGCATCCCGGCATGCTGCCGGAACCGGGTACCACCCTGGCCGGCGCGGTGGATATGGGGACCTATATGCTGGCCAGATACCCGGGCCGCAAGGCGCTTGTCCTGCTTACCGACGGGGAGGACCATGCCGGCAGCCTGAACGCCGCCGTCAAGCGCGCTGCCGACAGCGGCGTTACAATACTGGCGGTGGGCATAGGCAGCCCGGAGGGGGACATAATCCCCGCCCAGGGGCAGGATTTCATGAAGGACCGTTCCGGGCGCACCGTGGTCAGCAAGCTGGGAGAGAAAGCCCTTATAGACATGGCCGCCGCCACCGGCGGGGCTTATATCCGCTACACCAGCCCGGAAACCGCGGCGAACGCCATAGCCTCGCAGCTCAGAAAGCTGGAAAAATCGCGCTGGCAGGGCAAAGACGCGACCCGCTACAAGAACCGCTACCAATGGCCGCTGGCTTTGGCTTTGCTGCTGCTTTTGATAGAATCTGTTGTGCCGGAGGGGACATTGTCCCTGCGGCGCATTCTCGCTTTCAGGAAAGGCCAATGA
- a CDS encoding BatD family protein: MALLRAAAKRNFLCAALFLMAAAPCCAQLTINASVDKDEVPLDEALILTVTISGASSDVGEPQLPSLPNFNVFSSGQSQNIMIINGHISTSVKYQFSLAPRFVGAAVIGPVSLHYNGADYATREIQVRVLPPGAARQSAPQSAPRQYARPAPARPQQQQRRRAADERDVFVVANADKTSAYVNEQVTLTVRFYTAVPLMGNPDYTAPPAKGFLTEDMPPMRNGNENLNGREYMFTEVKTALFGATAGQTEIAPAAVRYQVRQNMDMDPFDPNFFQNFFSGATGGGPQQEARTAPIHINLKPLPQAGRPANFGGAVGNFKITSSIDRRELKAGEAANLSVTIEGTGNLKAITAPALPDMPSMKVYDMVSSLNIKKDGDVVHGSKTFKAVVIPRVSGKAAVPAIHFSYFNPASGGYATVSSLPIPLNVLAADNQSAQQVSFTGSQPGGEVTAISEDIHYISQAGDLSAPSRALCALAGAGLWNLAGPVLMLFGFAFAKWRAAANSDTALSRKRKAYSAARTRIKEAEKLFAQNRMEQAMTMLSGALADYLSDKLATPTGGLTLRKITELSRYAYPGIRNETVSALSEVWQELDMLRFAPTAHSSHNGDKPVSVKTLELVEMLEKDMSK, from the coding sequence ATGGCCCTGTTGCGCGCGGCGGCAAAACGCAATTTCCTGTGCGCGGCCCTGTTTTTAATGGCCGCCGCGCCCTGCTGCGCGCAGCTTACAATCAACGCCTCGGTTGACAAGGACGAGGTGCCGCTGGACGAAGCGCTCATTCTCACAGTAACCATAAGCGGCGCAAGCTCGGATGTAGGGGAGCCGCAGCTTCCCTCGCTGCCGAATTTCAACGTGTTCTCCTCCGGCCAGAGCCAGAACATAATGATAATCAACGGCCATATCTCCACCTCGGTAAAATACCAGTTCAGCCTCGCGCCCAGGTTTGTGGGCGCGGCGGTAATCGGCCCCGTGTCGCTGCATTACAACGGCGCGGACTATGCCACCAGGGAAATCCAGGTGCGCGTGCTGCCTCCGGGCGCGGCGCGGCAGAGCGCGCCGCAATCCGCGCCGAGGCAATACGCCCGGCCCGCCCCGGCCCGTCCGCAGCAACAGCAGCGCCGCCGCGCGGCGGATGAAAGGGATGTTTTCGTGGTCGCCAATGCGGACAAGACGTCCGCCTATGTCAACGAGCAGGTAACGCTTACCGTGCGCTTCTACACCGCGGTGCCGCTTATGGGCAACCCGGACTACACGGCCCCGCCCGCCAAGGGCTTTCTCACCGAGGACATGCCGCCCATGCGCAACGGCAACGAGAATCTCAACGGGCGGGAATACATGTTCACCGAGGTTAAAACCGCGCTGTTCGGCGCAACCGCCGGCCAGACCGAAATCGCGCCCGCCGCGGTGCGCTACCAGGTCCGCCAGAACATGGATATGGACCCCTTTGACCCCAATTTCTTCCAGAATTTCTTCTCCGGCGCGACGGGCGGCGGCCCGCAGCAGGAGGCCAGGACCGCGCCGATTCACATAAATCTCAAACCGCTGCCGCAGGCGGGCCGTCCCGCCAACTTCGGCGGCGCGGTCGGCAATTTCAAAATAACCTCCTCCATAGACCGCCGGGAGCTTAAGGCCGGTGAGGCGGCAAACCTCTCCGTCACGATAGAAGGCACAGGCAACCTGAAGGCGATTACCGCGCCCGCGTTGCCGGACATGCCCTCCATGAAGGTTTACGACATGGTGTCCTCGCTGAACATTAAAAAGGACGGAGACGTTGTGCACGGCTCCAAGACATTCAAGGCGGTGGTCATACCCCGCGTCTCCGGCAAGGCCGCGGTACCGGCCATACATTTTTCCTATTTCAACCCGGCTTCCGGAGGGTATGCCACAGTTTCGTCGCTTCCCATCCCGCTTAACGTGCTGGCGGCGGACAACCAGTCCGCGCAGCAGGTGTCCTTCACGGGCAGCCAGCCGGGGGGGGAAGTAACCGCCATCAGCGAGGACATACACTATATCAGCCAGGCCGGGGATTTGAGCGCGCCGTCCCGCGCGCTTTGCGCGCTGGCTGGCGCCGGGCTGTGGAATCTTGCCGGGCCGGTCCTGATGCTGTTTGGCTTTGCCTTCGCCAAATGGCGCGCCGCCGCCAACAGCGACACCGCCCTTTCCCGCAAACGCAAGGCCTATTCCGCAGCCAGAACGCGCATAAAGGAAGCCGAAAAGCTCTTCGCCCAGAACCGGATGGAGCAGGCGATGACCATGCTCTCCGGCGCCCTGGCGGATTATCTGAGCGACAAGCTCGCCACCCCCACCGGCGGGCTGACGCTCAGGAAAATAACCGAGCTTTCCCGCTACGCCTATCCCGGAATAAGAAACGAGACCGTCTCCGCGCTGTCCGAGGTCTGGCAGGAGCTGGACATGCTGCGCTTTGCGCCGACGGCGCATTCCTCGCATAACGGCGACAAGCCGGTATCGGTGAAAACCCTGGAGCTTGTGGAAATGCTGGAAAAGGATATGAGCAAATGA
- a CDS encoding DUF58 domain-containing protein, whose translation MSQTGQLLTSEILRQVRRIEIRTGRLVSETFAGEYQSVFKGHGIEFAEVREYAHGDDVRSIDWNVTARLGKPFVKRFVEERELTLMLACDISGSQHFGTKDKFKSEIAAELSALFAFSALQNSDKIGLMLFTRQTELYIPPRKGRRHVLRLIRELLAHQPRDKGTDLAAALNSLNRVFKRRGILILISDFMDSGYEKPFSIAARRHDLIPVVIEDPLEYRMPRLPVILDVADPETGERRSLDLSSEELITSYRDARREHVAACKRLFAVNGLDYIPITAGQSATEPVVQFFRNREKKLRR comes from the coding sequence GTGAGCCAGACGGGCCAGTTGCTTACATCGGAGATACTCAGGCAGGTCCGCCGGATAGAGATACGCACCGGCAGGCTTGTGAGCGAGACTTTCGCCGGAGAATACCAGAGCGTGTTCAAGGGCCACGGCATAGAGTTCGCCGAGGTGCGCGAATACGCCCACGGCGACGATGTGCGCTCCATAGACTGGAACGTCACCGCCCGGCTGGGCAAACCCTTCGTGAAACGTTTCGTGGAGGAGCGCGAGCTGACGCTCATGCTGGCCTGCGACATATCAGGTTCCCAGCATTTCGGCACAAAAGACAAGTTCAAAAGCGAAATCGCGGCGGAGCTGTCGGCGCTATTCGCTTTTTCCGCGCTGCAGAACAGCGACAAAATCGGGCTGATGCTTTTCACCCGCCAGACCGAGCTTTACATCCCGCCGCGCAAGGGCAGGCGGCATGTGCTGCGGCTGATACGCGAACTGCTGGCCCATCAGCCGCGCGACAAAGGCACCGACCTGGCCGCCGCGCTGAACTCGCTCAACCGGGTTTTCAAGAGGAGAGGGATTCTCATACTGATTTCCGATTTTATGGACTCCGGCTACGAAAAGCCTTTCTCCATAGCCGCCCGCCGGCACGACCTGATACCGGTTGTCATAGAGGACCCGCTTGAATACCGCATGCCCAGGCTGCCGGTGATACTGGATGTCGCCGACCCCGAGACGGGGGAGCGGCGCTCGCTGGATTTGTCGTCGGAGGAGCTTATAACCTCCTACCGCGACGCGCGGCGCGAGCATGTGGCCGCGTGCAAGAGGCTCTTCGCCGTCAACGGGCTGGACTATATACCGATAACCGCCGGACAATCCGCCACCGAGCCGGTGGTGCAGTTCTTCCGCAACCGCGAGAAGAAATTAAGGCGCTGA
- a CDS encoding HEAT repeat domain-containing protein: protein MKWLILTVVFIAGSLFLAVKHRLVSKKSLPPAVASVIDTATAATDAIKQEVLPERDPNRATNLTVSAEARQRLYRLVDDPSDKVRWSSVELLYRIGDTNIEPVVKHRLSKETEVWVKRNIVAMLATNKDRENMRLLAVALSDYEDDVRLEAVNSLASYNCMEVVPALEKAIGDTNNDVKLRAIEAIRDINARLEQHKRALEEEMAAKAAAAAASKAAAATRPPAP, encoded by the coding sequence ATGAAGTGGCTTATTCTGACCGTCGTTTTTATCGCCGGCTCGCTTTTTCTGGCAGTCAAGCACCGTCTGGTGTCCAAGAAATCGCTGCCGCCGGCCGTAGCCAGCGTCATAGACACCGCCACCGCAGCCACCGACGCCATCAAGCAGGAAGTCCTGCCGGAGCGAGACCCCAACCGGGCCACCAACCTCACCGTCAGCGCCGAGGCGCGCCAGCGGCTCTACCGTCTTGTGGACGACCCGAGCGACAAAGTCCGCTGGAGTTCGGTGGAACTGCTGTACCGCATAGGCGACACAAATATAGAGCCCGTCGTCAAGCACCGCCTCTCAAAAGAAACGGAAGTATGGGTAAAGCGCAACATAGTGGCGATGCTGGCCACCAACAAGGACAGGGAAAACATGAGGCTGCTGGCTGTGGCGCTCAGTGATTACGAGGACGATGTCCGCCTGGAGGCCGTCAACTCTCTGGCCAGTTACAACTGCATGGAGGTAGTGCCGGCTCTTGAAAAAGCGATAGGCGACACCAATAACGACGTCAAACTGCGCGCTATAGAGGCCATAAGAGACATCAACGCCCGGCTGGAGCAGCACAAACGCGCGCTGGAAGAGGAAATGGCCGCAAAAGCGGCCGCTGCCGCCGCATCTAAAGCCGCCGCCGCCACGCGGCCCCCGGCGCCGTAG